The genomic stretch TTATCCCTCGTTGTCAGTGTCAATAAGTTGTCTGAATTCATTCCCTTAGTTTATTCACTACTCTTTGCCAGGGTGAGGTATTTCATGAGTATTAACAAATTGCATACTTGGTAGTAATCTATTTGGGGCTTTTCCCACAAAGCACTTAATTTAAACCTATGTATTTATATGGTGCTTTATTATAACCTCCCTGTTGCCATATATcctttacaaaagaaattgaggctcagagaggttaattgaaTTGCCAAAGTCACACACAAAACTATTAAAGTGGCAGAGTCCAAGACTTTTGTTTTCAGTGCAACATAGTTGCTTTTGCTAGCCCTGAGAACGTTCTGAGAATCCAGTTTAGTCCACTCTTTAGGCTAGAGAAGTCGTCATACTTTGTAAATGTTAATAAATGAACACCCTTCATGATTAAAATGAAACAAGGACTTTAACCTGTAAATTGCTGCTGCCTGCACAGAGTCACAGGATTAACTTCTCTTGCACCTCTCTTTTGAGTCTGTATTTAAACTTGAGGAACATTTACCCCTTTCTTGTGACCACCTTCAGGGCAAGCACTGAAGTATTTTGAGCCTTGTCCCTCAGAACAGAAGGCTGAGAAAGGATGCAGCcctaacatttttctttgtcctgGCTTTAACACCTTGGTTTGAAGAGGATAGTGAAGTCGTGTTTGGAAAGATTCTCCTccgctcctcccttgctctccttCACCATCTAGGAAACTAGCAACGGTTTTCAAACATCTTGGTTTATGTAAGGCATCCAAAGAGGGTTAAACTAAGACCTAAAGGACCTCTCCAACCTGGGAGAACAAGCTCCAAGCAGAGGGTAGACTGCAGAGAGCAAATATGGCAGAACAAGGTGTGAGGAAAGTTCAGAgggtaattttcaaaaaaatcttgAGGGTAAAATCTATTAAGACTGTGAGGATATAAAGGGAAACCGATTGCTTAGAAGATCGCAAAGTTAGGACACCTAAGCATGAGTTTGGAAGAATCACCATCTCAAAAGGTACCGTGTTTTCtcctttgaaagtatttttacatacattatcatTACTTGAGCCTCTcaaccccatttttcagatgaggaaactgaggtttggggcAAAGTTGTGACTTGTCAGGATTACAGGTAGTCAAGGGAGGAGCAAGAAACAGTCTCCGTTCTTCACCAAATTGTTCTCAGTGGTTTCCCATCAAAGGCCCTTCCGCGGCAAACAGGGCAATGGACTGCCAAGGCTTCCTTAGCGGCAGGACCTGGGCCGGCCTCCAGGCGGCGCCAGTGGGACGGCGGCCTAGGGCTCCAACTGGGCGGATACTCAGGCCACGCGCCGGCAAAACCCCGGACTTGTAAATCCGCAAAAGCAGCCACCGCCCCCGAGAGGCTTTAAGAACCCTTAGACTCGAGGTAGTGGGCGGGACAGACGGTCCTGTCAGCCCCTCCCATTGGCCTGCGGGGTAACAGACAGGTATCTTCAGCCAGCCCCAGCTAGATGAACGACCGAACGGGCACCCGCTAGCTGAACCTCGGCACGCGGGTTGCAGCCGGAGACTCCTCCGCGAGAGGAGGCTACGCATGCGTGCAAGGGAACAAACGCTGTGCATACTCCCTCCCGCTCTGCGAAGGGAAACTAACTGCTCCTTAGGGAACTGCCAAGGGTAGCCCCTGCCTCCGACAGCGCGGACTCCTTTGCTCTTCTGTGCAGCCTCCCGGTCGTGCGATCTAGACTCCAAATTCTTTAGGACAAGTTTTCCTGTTGTGAAACGTAAATCACTTGCGCTGcagcttcattttatttctcaaaaagtaccctccccccaccccatggtaCAAGCTAGGAAAACGTCCTCGATCCAGGAACGTGCTCCGgtgcactccccaccccacctaaGCTCGGCCGTGGGTCTCCTGGGCCCCGGCTCATCGCCACACACCATTTCTTTGCTTGCCTCCTTCAGGAAACCTTTCCTGATTAACCCCGGTGGGACCGCAGCCATCCCAATTACTCGGGAGAGTGCGAGGCCAAGATAAAGGCAGATTCGGGGGCAGAGGCGCCTAGCGAGCGGACCggttcccgccccgccccctccgctaGGAAAGTCAGGCACGACTCGGGGACAAAAAGCTGTATTGGGAAGCGGAGGCTCCTACACAGTAGGAGGAGGCACGTCCCGGGAGGCCCGAGGACTCCGTACACAGCGCGCGCGCGGCCCCAGCCCCGTCGGTCCGTCCATCCGTCCTGCGGCCCGCCCGCGGCTCAGTCTATGGAGGAAGCCCGAAGGGGCGAGTTAAGGCAGCTtggctgagagagggggaagTAGAAGTGCGCCAGTTCCCCCCGAAAAGCTGGCTCACTGAGGGGGCGAGCTTCTCACCTCCCACTCCTCTCTCGAGGACAGGGGGAAAGACAGTCAATAAATAAACCCAAGGCGGGCTGAGACCCCGGGAGACTCTCAGAGTCCAGAAAGGCTGGAGGTGTGGAAcgcggagagagggaggggttcTGTCCTTGGAGACGCGTCCATGCTCTTGGCCTTGGAGGGCGCGGGCCTCAGGGGCCCAACTGGAGGACGCAGCGCAGCTCCCTTTAGAAGTGAAAATGGCTGCCGTTGGGGACGGCCGGCGGGGGGGAGGGCGCGACGAGGGGCGGCTTCGGGGGCAGCTGCGGCTTCTCGACGTCCACCCTCTTTAGGGCGCGGCCCCGATAGCCCTCCGGCCGGCCCAGGTACAGAAGATGTCTCCCAGGCCCCCCACAGTACCTGGAGGGACCCCCCGAGGGGACCCGAGTGAGCAGGGCCGGGGGGGCACGATGCGTGGGGAAGGGCGTTCTGCGGCCGCCCCCGACCCCTAGCCGGGGAGCGGGGGCGGAGAGGGCGGGCCGCGTGGAGGGGGCCGCGCACTTGCCCTCGGGGGGCACGTCCAGCCTCAACGGCGGGCCACACTCccggggcaggaggctggggcccgcgaacagggtgggggtggggctgggttcCGGCGGGAGCGCCCGCGAGGTAAACGCGGCCGCGGCCAGGGGCTCGGCCCCCTTCCTGGGTGGCTGCGGACCGTGCAGGTAGCGCAGCAGTTCTTCCAGGGTGGTGACCTCCACCGCCTGCCCGGGACAgccgggcggcggcggcctcACCAGCAcgcggggcgcggggccgccCGCCGCGTTCCCGCCCCGCGCGCGGCCCTGGCCCTCCTTGGCATTGTTCCCGTTCTGGTTCCACTCCCAGGGGCCCCCGGCGTGGCGGAGGTGCTTGGCCGGCAGCTCGGGCGTGGACTCCGGCGTGGGCAGGCAGGCCAGCTCCGGCGGGGCCACGCCCtcggggggaggcaggaaggtggtGTAGAGCTGGGGCGGCTGCGCCCCGTCTCCGTCCTTGGACTGCGGCGGCTCCGGGCCCGCACCGTGCAGCCGGGCCAAGCTGCGAAGGGAGAGAGGGCGCGGGAGCCCCGGAGTCTCGACGTCCTTGCTCCGACGTCGGTGGGCTCGGCGGCACGCGCAGGAGACCAGGAGGCCAGAGACCGAGGCGCCCAGAGCGAAGGCTGCGGCAGCACAGGCCAGGAGGAGTGGGATGGGGACGGAGagggaggctgaggctggggggaggTCCCGGCGCACGCCTGCCGAccgagagggaggagggaggctcaGCCGAGGTAGGGGGGTGTGGGAGGGCGCTGCACCTCGCTCCCGCTGCTGCTCGCCTCCTCCGCTCCAGCACAGCCTGACCCTCCTCAGAATGACCTCCCCCGACCCCTCAACGCACAGCCCATCACACCAGACCTCACACACAGGCTAGAGCTTGGGCCTTGGGGAGTCCCCAACCCAGCTCTGGCCCCTGGAGCCATGCCAAGAGCAGGTGCCAAACTCTGCCAGTGCAGAAGGAGGTGGATAGGAGATGCCCAGCTCTGGGGAGAGGGGGCACCAGACAGGCATTAGTGAGCATCAAACGTGTCAGTGAGGGGCTTGGAGTTCTTCAAGAATGAGCAGCCCCACACTTCACTCCTGTCCCTCCCAACCAGCCCCCTTACCCTGAGTGTGAGCTCCAATAGTGGAAGACTGGGGCCGGGGGTGGGCATCACTGAGGGGGCTGGGGGTCTCAGGGGAAGGGCCAGGACCCAGAAGCACTGGTGACAGAGACCAGGTCAGAGCCAGTGAGGCTCCTGTTTTCCACCTCTGACACCCATTCAGagggtcctccccacccccacccaccccctttgGAACCCCAAAGTCCAGAACTCcagcctctcctttcttctgggCATGGGGAAGGGCTCACCATGCAGGCATTCTTTCATGTAGTTTTTTCAAAGACTATTTATTTAAGCACCCTACTGTATGCCAAGCACTGAGCTATATGCCAGGTGTGTGGAGGATGCTAACCCTTGAGACTCTCTCAGTGGGTCCGGGGTGCTGGTCTGCTGCCAGGGAGCACAGACTCAGGTGAGTGTGGGCCGGGCAAGGGGGGATGAAGTTGGAATAGCCAGACTCACCATAAGCAGAATCCCCTGTACCAGACTGACTCCCAGTAGCTCCGTCTATGAAGAAGGAAGACGGAGGGTGAAGACAGGGGCAggggaagcttctagaagaacTGAAAGGGGTGACTGTGCTACAGAAGGACAGAAACCCACACCCGGGATGGTCGCTGAGGGCCTTCAGAGCCATGTGCAGCTGTGGCTAcagctgcccctgccctggccaTTTACCTTGGCAGTCACTGTGCTCCGTGGATTCCTGGTTCCCAGCCGGATCCACATCAGTCCTAGAAGGAAATGAGGTGGATGGGGGTGTCTCAGTGCAGTTATCCATCttgccccccagcccctgccccggcCCTCAGCTCCCTCTCCTAGTAGTGGGGAGCTTTCTCCTCAGGAGGTCCAGGGGCCCCTCACTTACCCACCGGGTCCCCTGATATCCACACAGCCTCTGGAGCTATGCCATCCACAGTATGGGTCCTGAGAAGCCAGACAGCTCCTGGGGGAGACGGAGACATCTGAGGCTCTCCCCTCTAATCACAGCCCATGCCCCAGCCCCAGATCCCATCCTGCCTACCCTGATTCCTATTCTAGTCCCTGGTTGCTGAATACCTACAGAATGCTCCAGGCAACCCTccctcctgaccctcccctgcatttctctgccacccccccatGCCTGTGTCCCCATGCTCCTTCCGGCCCAAGAAACCTCCCCAGGCAGGCCTGCCCTCAGCCTCTTCTCACCTCTGACAGGCCCCGTGCCGGGCACACCGACTGAGAGGGAGGTAGATGATGCAGCCAGAAAAAGCCACAAAGAGCCTGTGACCTTCAGTGTCCAGCTCCAGCCCTATGACCCGCCGTGCTGTTTGGGCTGCCCGCTTCCCACTACACCTAGGATGGAGCCAGAAGGAATCAGAGACGGCGCAGGTGAGGCTCTTGtctccaggggtggggggggggacggtTAAAGAACAGAAGGTGGGGAGGTGCACAAGCCCTGAACACAACTCATAGGGCTGCCCCACCAAACCACCCAGCTTCTTGCCAAATCCCTATACCCTATAGCTTCTGGGGAGTTCCCACCCTATCCCCCCACATCTCCATCCACCACCTCACTTCCCATTCCTGCTCTgcaaggggggcgggggtgggtgggagggactgCCAGACGAAGGCCTCACCTGGCAGGGCTGTAGGCATTGATTTCTTCCAACAGGATGGGCTCAGGGCCCCCTGATGGCCCTCCTGGGGGCAGTACCTTCAGCACTGTCCCATCTTCGGAGCCCAGGAACAGGACTGTGGTGTTACCGTAGGGACCAGCCCTACCATCCACAGCTAACTGGGTCAGTAGAGCCCTGGAGGGATAGGCCTCAGGTCAGGGCAAGCTGACTAGTGGAAGACGGCCCATGTATCCTGGTGCCCACTTCCGGGTGCTTCCTCCCGCCcagactttttcttcttctcgCTCTCCCTTCCACTTTCGTGGGTTCTTCTTCCCACCAATATGATTTAGCTTGTGAGGTCGGAGACAGaaaggggcgggggcgggggggggggggagttgggcAGTAGCTGTCATTTGTCTAGCCACATACCTGCTGGTGAGGGTGAGCAGAGGCTGATGGGTAGCAGGTGGCACGGCCGGGTCCAGCAGTGGGTGAGCCTTGATAAAGGTCAGGACATCGTCAGGGAGATCTCTGGAAGAGGGGAACAAGGCAGCCACACCTACTCCTGCACAGGATCCTGGCCTGGTAGGCACATGGAAAGGAGCCATGTTAGGACGGGGACCCAGGGTTTAGTTAAgtaccccacccccccagctgcTCCCAAACATGATTGGTAACCTTTGCTCTACCCCTTCACACAGACATTCAACTActgccttccttttctccacagctCTCCAGTCCCATGCCACCCCACTGAGCCCCCTCCCCCTAATCCCATAGACCCTCTCTTCATAATCCCATGTGGGAACACACTGCTTGCTTCTGCCCCCACAAAAGCCACCCCCATCCTGGGTACCTGGGGGAGGGAACCCTGTCTTCAGATACGGGTGTCCAGGCCCCATCCAGACTCCTCTGCTCCTTGAACTTGCCCTCAAACGCATGCTCGATATCATCCAGGTAGAAGGCACAGACTGCAGAGCCAGGGATGCTGAAGGAGCCAGAAAAGGATGtgggctgggggttgggagggataGCACAGCCCCTCCCAGGTGAGACACGGCAGCTGCCCTTATGCACCATATTAAGACGTGGAGCCTGAGAGGGTGAGACAGTCTCTGGGGGACatgctgggagaaaaaaaaaatgaacagaacagtAAACTGGCCTTGAATGGAATCTCCCCTCATTATAAGGCATCAgcaggctgtgggaggggggctcAGACGCTGGTGGGACAAGGGACAGATTGGGCCATGTCGGTTAGTCTACTACTAACCTG from Panthera leo isolate Ple1 chromosome C1, P.leo_Ple1_pat1.1, whole genome shotgun sequence encodes the following:
- the SEMA6C gene encoding semaphorin-6C isoform X8, producing the protein MPRAPRFMPLLLLLLSLPHTRAAFPQDPLPLLTSDLQGTSPLSWFRGLEDDAVVAELGLDFQRFLTLNRTLLVAARDHVFSFDLQAQEAGEGLVPNKYLTWRSQDMENCAVRGKLTDECHNYIRVLVPWDSQTLLACGTNSFSPMCRSYGITSLQQEGEELSGQARCPFDATQSNVAIFAEGSLYSATAADFQASDAVVYRSLGPQPPLRSAKYDSKWLREPHFVHALEHGDHVYFFFREVSVEDARLGRVQFSRVARVCKRDMGGSPRALDRHWTSFLKLRLNCSVPGDSTFYFDVLQALTGPVNLYGRSALFGVFTTQTNSIPGSAVCAFYLDDIEHAFEGKFKEQRSLDGAWTPVSEDRVPSPRPGSCAGVGVAALFPSSRDLPDDVLTFIKAHPLLDPAVPPATHQPLLTLTSRALLTQLAVDGRAGPYGNTTVLFLGSEDGTVLKVLPPGGPSGGPEPILLEEINAYSPARCSGKRAAQTARRVIGLELDTEGHRLFVAFSGCIIYLPLSRCARHGACQRSCLASQDPYCGWHSSRGCVDIRGPGGTDVDPAGNQESTEHSDCQDGATGSQSGTGDSAYVLLGPGPSPETPSPLSDAHPRPQSSTIGAHTQGVRRDLPPASASLSVPIPLLLACAAAAFALGASVSGLLVSCACRRAHRRRSKDVETPGLPRPLSLRSLARLHGAGPEPPQSKDGDGAQPPQLYTTFLPPPEGVAPPELACLPTPESTPELPAKHLRHAGGPWEWNQNGNNAKEGQGRARGGNAAGGPAPRVLVRPPPPGCPGQAVEVTTLEELLRYLHGSCAASSSWAPEARALQGQEHGRVSKDRTPPSLRVPHLQPFWTLRVSRGLSPPWVYLLTVFPPVLERGVGD
- the SEMA6C gene encoding semaphorin-6C isoform X3, which encodes MLLGRHGTCMATAAPCRGHMQVYKPWDVDMLGPRAQMPRDHVFSFDLQAQEAGEGLVPNKYLTWRSQDMENCAVRGKLTDECHNYIRVLVPWDSQTLLACGTNSFSPMCRSYGITSLQQEGEELSGQARCPFDATQSNVAIFAEGSLYSATAADFQASDAVVYRSLGPQPPLRSAKYDSKWLREPHFVHALEHGDHVYFFFREVSVEDARLGRVQFSRVARVCKRDMGGSPRALDRHWTSFLKLRLNCSVPGDSTFYFDVLQALTGPVNLYGRSALFGVFTTQTNSIPGSAVCAFYLDDIEHAFEGKFKEQRSLDGAWTPVSEDRVPSPRPGSCAGVGVAALFPSSRDLPDDVLTFIKAHPLLDPAVPPATHQPLLTLTSRALLTQLAVDGRAGPYGNTTVLFLGSEDGTVLKVLPPGGPSGGPEPILLEEINAYSPARCSGKRAAQTARRVIGLELDTEGHRLFVAFSGCIIYLPLSRCARHGACQRSCLASQDPYCGWHSSRGCVDIRGPGGTDVDPAGNQESTEHSDCQDGATGSQSGTGDSAYVLLGPGPSPETPSPLSDAHPRPQSSTIGAHTQGVRRDLPPASASLSVPIPLLLACAAAAFALGASVSGLLVSCACRRAHRRRSKDVETPGLPRPLSLRSLARLHGAGPEPPQSKDGDGAQPPQLYTTFLPPPEGVAPPELACLPTPESTPELPAKHLRHAGGPWEWNQNGNNAKEGQGRARGGNAAGGPAPRVLVRPPPPGCPGQAVEVTTLEELLRYLHGPQPPRKGAEPLAAAAFTSRALPPEPSPTPTLFAGPSLLPRECGPPLRLDVPPEGKCAAPSTRPALSAPAPRLGVGGGRRTPFPTHRAPPALLTRVPSGGPSRYCGGPGRHLLYLGRPEGYRGRALKRVDVEKPQLPPKPPLVAPSPPPAVPNGSHFHF
- the SEMA6C gene encoding semaphorin-6C isoform X7 → MPRAPRFMPLLLLLLSLPHTRAAFPQDPLPLLTSDLQGTSPLSWFRGLEDDAVVAELGLDFQRFLTLNRTLLVAARDHVFSFDLQAQEAGEGLVPNKYLTWRSQDMENCAVRGKLTDECHNYIRVLVPWDSQTLLACGTNSFSPMCRSYGITSLQQEGEELSGQARCPFDATQSNVAIFAEGSLYSATAADFQASDAVVYRSLGPQPPLRSAKYDSKWLREPHFVHALEHGDHVYFFFREVSVEDARLGRVQFSRVARVCKRDMGGSPRALDRHWTSFLKLRLNCSVPGDSTFYFDVLQALTGPVNLYGRSALFGVFTTQTNSIPGSAVCAFYLDDIEHAFEGKFKEQRSLDGAWTPVSEDRVPSPRPGSCAGVGVAALFPSSRDLPDDVLTFIKAHPLLDPAVPPATHQPLLTLTSRALLTQLAVDGRAGPYGNTTVLFLGSEDGTVLKVLPPGGPSGGPEPILLEEINAYSPARCSGKRAAQTARRVIGLELDTEGHRLFVAFSGCIIYLPLSRCARHGACQRSCLASQDPYCGWHSSRGCVDIRGPGGTDVDPAGNQESTEHSDCQDGATGSQSGTGDSAYAFALGASVSGLLVSCACRRAHRRRSKDVETPGLPRPLSLRSLARLHGAGPEPPQSKDGDGAQPPQLYTTFLPPPEGVAPPELACLPTPESTPELPAKHLRHAGGPWEWNQNGNNAKEGQGRARGGNAAGGPAPRVLVRPPPPGCPGQAVEVTTLEELLRYLHGPQPPRKGAEPLAAAAFTSRALPPEPSPTPTLFAGPSLLPRECGPPLRLDVPPEGKCAAPSTRPALSAPAPRLGVGGGRRTPFPTHRAPPALLTRVPSGGPSRYCGGPGRHLLYLGRPEGYRGRALKRVDVEKPQLPPKPPLVAPSPPPAVPNGSHFHF
- the SEMA6C gene encoding semaphorin-6C isoform X1: MPRAPRFMPLLLLLLSLPHTRAAFPQDPLPLLTSDLQGTSPLSWFRGLEDDAVVAELGLDFQRFLTLNRTLLVAARDHVFSFDLQAQEAGEGLVPNKYLTWRSQDMENCAVRGKLTDECHNYIRVLVPWDSQTLLACGTNSFSPMCRSYGITSLQQEGEELSGQARCPFDATQSNVAIFAEGSLYSATAADFQASDAVVYRSLGPQPPLRSAKYDSKWLREPHFVHALEHGDHVYFFFREVSVEDARLGRVQFSRVARVCKRDMGGSPRALDRHWTSFLKLRLNCSVPGDSTFYFDVLQALTGPVNLYGRSALFGVFTTQTNSIPGSAVCAFYLDDIEHAFEGKFKEQRSLDGAWTPVSEDRVPSPRPGSCAGVGVAALFPSSRDLPDDVLTFIKAHPLLDPAVPPATHQPLLTLTSRALLTQLAVDGRAGPYGNTTVLFLGSEDGTVLKVLPPGGPSGGPEPILLEEINAYSPARCSGKRAAQTARRVIGLELDTEGHRLFVAFSGCIIYLPLSRCARHGACQRSCLASQDPYCGWHSSRGCVDIRGPGGTDVDPAGNQESTEHSDCQDGATGSQSGTGDSAYVLLGPGPSPETPSPLSDAHPRPQSSTIGAHTQGVRRDLPPASASLSVPIPLLLACAAAAFALGASVSGLLVSCACRRAHRRRSKDVETPGLPRPLSLRSLARLHGAGPEPPQSKDGDGAQPPQLYTTFLPPPEGVAPPELACLPTPESTPELPAKHLRHAGGPWEWNQNGNNAKEGQGRARGGNAAGGPAPRVLVRPPPPGCPGQAVEVTTLEELLRYLHGPQPPRKGAEPLAAAAFTSRALPPEPSPTPTLFAGPSLLPRECGPPLRLDVPPEGKCAAPSTRPALSAPAPRLGVGGGRRTPFPTHRAPPALLTRVPSGGPSRYCGGPGRHLLYLGRPEGYRGRALKRVDVEKPQLPPKPPLVAPSPPPAVPNGSHFHF
- the SEMA6C gene encoding semaphorin-6C isoform X2, with translation MPRAPRFMPLLLLLLSLPHTRAAFPQDPLPLLTSDLQGTSPLSWFRGLEDDAVVAELGLDFQRFLTLNRTLLVAARDHVFSFDLQAQEAGEGLVPNKYLTWRSQDMENCAVRGKLTDECHNYIRVLVPWDSQTLLACGTNSFSPMCRSYGITSLQQEGEELSGQARCPFDATQSNVAIFAEGSLYSATAADFQASDAVVYRSLGPQPPLRSAKYDSKWLREPHFVHALEHGDHVYFFFREVSVEDARLGRVQFSRVARVCKRDMGGSPRALDRHWTSFLKLRLNCSVPGDSTFYFDVLQALTGPVNLYGRSALFGVFTTQTNSIPGSAVCAFYLDDIEHAFEGKFKEQRSLDGAWTPVSEDRVPSPRPGSCAGVGVAALFPSSRDLPDDVLTFIKAHPLLDPAVPPATHQPLLTLTSRALLTQLAVDGRAGPYGNTTVLFLGSEDGTVLKVLPPGGPSGGPEPILLEEINAYSPARCSGKRAAQTARRVIGLELDTEGHRLFVAFSGCIIYLPLSRCARHGACQRSCLASQDPYCGWHSSRGCVDIRGPGGTDVDPAGNQESTEHSDCQDGATGSQSGTGDSAYGVRRDLPPASASLSVPIPLLLACAAAAFALGASVSGLLVSCACRRAHRRRSKDVETPGLPRPLSLRSLARLHGAGPEPPQSKDGDGAQPPQLYTTFLPPPEGVAPPELACLPTPESTPELPAKHLRHAGGPWEWNQNGNNAKEGQGRARGGNAAGGPAPRVLVRPPPPGCPGQAVEVTTLEELLRYLHGPQPPRKGAEPLAAAAFTSRALPPEPSPTPTLFAGPSLLPRECGPPLRLDVPPEGKCAAPSTRPALSAPAPRLGVGGGRRTPFPTHRAPPALLTRVPSGGPSRYCGGPGRHLLYLGRPEGYRGRALKRVDVEKPQLPPKPPLVAPSPPPAVPNGSHFHF
- the SEMA6C gene encoding semaphorin-6C isoform X4, coding for MGPAWPLQHLAGDTCRCTSHGTWTCLDPERKCRGMEDHVFSFDLQAQEAGEGLVPNKYLTWRSQDMENCAVRGKLTDECHNYIRVLVPWDSQTLLACGTNSFSPMCRSYGITSLQQEGEELSGQARCPFDATQSNVAIFAEGSLYSATAADFQASDAVVYRSLGPQPPLRSAKYDSKWLREPHFVHALEHGDHVYFFFREVSVEDARLGRVQFSRVARVCKRDMGGSPRALDRHWTSFLKLRLNCSVPGDSTFYFDVLQALTGPVNLYGRSALFGVFTTQTNSIPGSAVCAFYLDDIEHAFEGKFKEQRSLDGAWTPVSEDRVPSPRPGSCAGVGVAALFPSSRDLPDDVLTFIKAHPLLDPAVPPATHQPLLTLTSRALLTQLAVDGRAGPYGNTTVLFLGSEDGTVLKVLPPGGPSGGPEPILLEEINAYSPARCSGKRAAQTARRVIGLELDTEGHRLFVAFSGCIIYLPLSRCARHGACQRSCLASQDPYCGWHSSRGCVDIRGPGGTDVDPAGNQESTEHSDCQDGATGSQSGTGDSAYVLLGPGPSPETPSPLSDAHPRPQSSTIGAHTQGVRRDLPPASASLSVPIPLLLACAAAAFALGASVSGLLVSCACRRAHRRRSKDVETPGLPRPLSLRSLARLHGAGPEPPQSKDGDGAQPPQLYTTFLPPPEGVAPPELACLPTPESTPELPAKHLRHAGGPWEWNQNGNNAKEGQGRARGGNAAGGPAPRVLVRPPPPGCPGQAVEVTTLEELLRYLHGPQPPRKGAEPLAAAAFTSRALPPEPSPTPTLFAGPSLLPRECGPPLRLDVPPEGKCAAPSTRPALSAPAPRLGVGGGRRTPFPTHRAPPALLTRVPSGGPSRYCGGPGRHLLYLGRPEGYRGRALKRVDVEKPQLPPKPPLVAPSPPPAVPNGSHFHF
- the SEMA6C gene encoding semaphorin-6C isoform X5; the protein is MPRAPRFMPLLLLLLSLPHTRAAFPQDPLPLLTSDLQGTSPLSWFRGLEDDAVVAELGLDFQRFLTLNRTLLVAARDHVFSFDLQAQEAGEGLVPNKYLTWRSQDMENCAVRGKLTDECHNYIRVLVPWDSQTLLACGTNSFSPMCRSYGITSLQQEGEELSGQARCPFDATQSNVAIFAEGSLYSATAADFQASDAVVYRSLGPQPPLRSAKYDSKWLREPHFVHALEHGDHVYFFFREVSVEDARLGRVQFSRVARVCKRDMGGSPRALDRHWTSFLKLRLNCSVPGDSTFYFDVLQALTGPVNLYGRSALFGVFTTQTNSIPGSAVCAFYLDDIEHAFEGKFKEQRSLDGAWTPVSEDRVPSPRPGSCAGVGVAALFPSSRDLPDDVLTFIKAHPLLDPAVPPATHQPLLTLTSRALLTQLAVDGRAGPYGNTTVLFLGSEDGTVLKVLPPGGPSGGPEPILLEEINAYSPARCSGKRAAQTARRVIGLELDTEGHRLFVAFSGCIIYLPLSRCARHGACQRSCLASQDPYCGWHSSRGCVDIRGPGGTDVDPAGNQESTEHSDCQDGATGSQSGTGDSAYVLLGPGPSPETPSPLSDAHPRPQSSTIGAHTQGVRRDLPPASASLSVPIPLLLACAAAAFALGASVSGLLVSCACRRAHRRRSKDVETPGLPRPLSLRSLARLHGAGPEPPQSKDGDGAQPPQLYTTFLPPPEGVAPPELACLPTPESTPELPAKHLRHAGGPWEWNQNGNNAKEGQGRARGGNAAGGPAPRVLVRPPPPGCPGQAVEVTTLEELLRYLHGPQPPRKGAEPLAAAAFTSRALPPEPSPTPTLFAGPSLLPRECGPPLRLDVPPEGKCAAPSTRPALSAPAPRLGVGGGRRTPFPTHRAPPALLTRVPSGGPSRELRCVLQLGP
- the SEMA6C gene encoding semaphorin-6C isoform X6, with protein sequence MPRAPRFMPLLLLLLSLPHTRAAFPQDPLPLLTSDLQGTSPLSWFRGLEDDAVVAELGLDFQRFLTLNRTLLVAARDHVFSFDLQAQEAGEGLVPNKYLTWRSQDMENCAVRGKLTDECHNYIRVLVPWDSQTLLACGTNSFSPMCRSYGITSLQQEGEELSGQARCPFDATQSNVAIFAEGSLYSATAADFQASDAVVYRSLGPQPPLRSAKYDSKWLREPHFVHALEHGDHVYFFFREVSVEDARLGRVQFSRVARVCKRDMGGSPRALDRHWTSFLKLRLNCSVPGDSTFYFDVLQALTGPVNLYGRSALFGVFTTQTNSIPGSAVCAFYLDDIEHAFEGKFKEQRSLDGAWTPVSEDRVPSPRPGSCAGVGVAALFPSSRDLPDDVLTFIKAHPLLDPAVPPATHQPLLTLTSRALLTQLAVDGRAGPYGNTTVLFLGSEDGTVLKVLPPGGPSGGPEPILLEEINAYSPARCSGKRAAQTARRVIGLELDTEGHRLFVAFSGCIIYLPLSRCARHGACQRSCLASQDPYCGWHSSRGCVDIRGPGGTDVDPAGNQESTEHSDCQDGATGSQSGTGDSAYVLLGPGPSPETPSPLSDAHPRPQSSTIGAHTQGVRRDLPPASASLSVPIPLLLACAAAAFALGASVSGLLVSCACRRAHRRRSKDVETPGLPRPLSLRSLARLHGAGPEPPQSKDGDGAQPPQLYTTFLPPPEGVAPPELACLPTPESTPELPAKHLRHAGGPWEWNQNGNNAKEGQGRARGGNAAGGPAPRVLVRPPPPGCPGQAVEVTTLEELLRYLHGSCAASSSWAPEARALQGQEHGRVSKDRTPPSLRVPHLQPFWTLRVSRGLSPPWVYLLTVFPPVLERGVGGEKLAPSVSQLFGGNWRTSTSPSLSQAALTRPFGLPP